One genomic region from Verrucomicrobiia bacterium encodes:
- the pheT gene encoding phenylalanine--tRNA ligase subunit beta — protein sequence MKFTYNWLKQYVDFAWSPAELAEKLTFAGIEVEDVVSLGGKIPEQVVIGQILSSEKHPNADKLSVCRVNDGNGERQIVCGAKNYKVGDKVPLALPGAEMAGGFTIKVSKLRGTESQGMMCSAEELGLPKGEDGLLILPVDAPVGTRFTEYLGPGDTVFDIEVTPNRPDWLSVIGIAREVSALTGNALKFPEITVPESGEPVEKLTSVTVDAPDLCPRYAARVIQGVKIGPSPAWLKQILEKVGLRSVNNVVDATNYVLLECGHPLHAFDYKLLSEQRIVVRRANNGERFVAIDGTQHELTPDMLVIADANRAVALAGIMGGKESEIREQTTDVLLESAWFLPSSIRKTSKQCGLSSDSSYRFERGADIGQVTWASNRAAQLIQQLAGGQIARGIIDTLAKPIEKRRVRCRYTQVNRLLGIEVPAETVKNIFTGLSLLVVSSDAQSCEVEVPTFRVDLEREVDLIEEVCRIHGVEKIPAKMQPARPVVSGFDAQWNARARIRQILSALGFHEAQNQTLGEQGDLKLQNPLTAEQHALRSSLAPGLLANLRTNVSRHQYDVRLFEIGRVFATDGKESLHLALAVTGRREPHSWETGVRDSKLDYYDVKGALEELGETLGVSVVAEIKTISPAQAKKLDLRDAVYVAETELNPLLAVEEAERTFRELPKFPAVVRDMALVVEEGQQHGDVIAAIAKNPNKFLERVELFDIYRGSSIPTGKKSMAYSLTFRAPDRTLTDTEINGAHDQLKRSLLQTLKCEIRES from the coding sequence AGTGAGAAACACCCCAATGCCGATAAATTGTCCGTCTGTCGTGTCAATGATGGCAACGGCGAACGTCAGATCGTGTGTGGCGCGAAGAACTACAAGGTGGGCGACAAGGTGCCGCTGGCGCTCCCCGGCGCCGAGATGGCGGGCGGGTTCACCATCAAGGTTTCGAAGCTGCGCGGTACCGAATCACAGGGCATGATGTGTTCGGCGGAAGAGCTTGGGTTGCCGAAGGGCGAAGACGGCTTGCTCATTTTGCCGGTGGATGCGCCCGTGGGAACGAGATTCACCGAGTATCTCGGTCCGGGCGATACGGTATTCGACATCGAGGTCACACCGAACCGGCCCGACTGGCTGAGCGTCATCGGCATCGCGCGAGAGGTTTCTGCGCTCACAGGTAATGCGCTCAAGTTTCCTGAGATCACTGTTCCGGAGTCTGGAGAACCGGTCGAAAAACTCACTTCGGTAACGGTCGATGCGCCAGATTTATGTCCGCGTTACGCGGCACGCGTGATTCAAGGCGTGAAGATCGGGCCGAGCCCGGCGTGGTTGAAGCAGATTCTGGAGAAAGTCGGCTTGCGTTCGGTGAACAACGTCGTTGACGCGACGAATTACGTCCTGCTCGAATGCGGTCATCCGTTGCATGCTTTTGATTACAAGCTGCTCAGCGAGCAGCGCATCGTGGTGCGCCGCGCGAACAATGGTGAGCGATTCGTGGCCATCGATGGGACCCAACACGAACTGACTCCCGACATGCTCGTGATTGCCGACGCCAATCGGGCCGTGGCTCTGGCCGGGATCATGGGCGGCAAAGAGAGCGAAATTCGTGAACAGACGACCGATGTGTTGTTGGAGAGCGCGTGGTTCCTGCCGTCGAGTATCCGCAAGACCTCCAAGCAATGTGGTTTGTCGAGCGATTCCAGCTATCGCTTCGAACGCGGCGCGGACATTGGGCAGGTGACGTGGGCGAGCAACCGCGCGGCCCAACTGATTCAGCAACTCGCCGGCGGGCAAATCGCGCGCGGAATCATCGACACCCTGGCAAAACCAATTGAGAAACGTCGTGTGCGCTGTCGCTACACTCAGGTGAATCGCCTGCTCGGAATCGAAGTGCCGGCCGAGACTGTGAAAAATATTTTCACGGGACTTTCGCTATTGGTGGTTTCATCGGATGCCCAGTCGTGCGAGGTCGAAGTGCCCACTTTCCGAGTGGACTTGGAGCGTGAAGTGGATTTGATCGAGGAAGTGTGCCGCATTCACGGTGTGGAGAAGATTCCCGCGAAGATGCAGCCCGCGCGCCCTGTCGTGTCGGGATTCGATGCGCAGTGGAATGCGCGCGCACGTATCCGTCAAATTCTATCTGCGCTGGGTTTTCACGAGGCACAGAACCAGACGCTGGGCGAGCAGGGAGATCTTAAGCTGCAGAATCCGTTGACTGCCGAACAACACGCGCTCCGCTCGTCCCTCGCACCGGGGTTGTTGGCGAACTTGCGCACGAATGTGTCACGACACCAGTACGACGTGCGACTCTTCGAAATCGGACGGGTGTTTGCCACAGATGGAAAGGAATCCTTGCATCTGGCGCTGGCGGTGACCGGGCGGCGCGAACCGCATTCCTGGGAGACGGGAGTGCGGGATTCCAAACTGGATTACTACGATGTGAAGGGCGCGCTGGAGGAACTGGGGGAGACGCTCGGGGTTTCTGTTGTTGCCGAGATTAAAACGATTTCACCGGCGCAGGCAAAAAAGCTCGATCTCCGTGATGCGGTGTACGTGGCGGAGACCGAATTGAATCCCTTGCTGGCGGTGGAAGAGGCCGAACGGACGTTCCGTGAACTTCCGAAATTTCCGGCGGTGGTGCGGGACATGGCGTTGGTCGTCGAGGAAGGCCAGCAACATGGTGACGTTATCGCGGCGATTGCGAAAAACCCAAATAAATTCTTGGAACGGGTCGAGCTTTTTGATATTTATCGTGGTAGTTCAATACCAACGGGCAAGAAATCCATGGCGTACTCGTTGACGTTTCGCGCGCCGGACAGAACATTGACCGACACGGAAATCAACGGGGCGCACGACCAGTTGAAGCGCTCGTTGTTGCAGACATTGAAGTGTGAGATTCGCGAAAGCTGA
- a CDS encoding replication-associated recombination protein A: MRPQTLEDFAGQRHILGEGKLLWRAITADRISSIILYGPPGTGKTSLAQVIANATKSKFERLSGVESNVADIRRVIATAANRLANTGQRTILFIDEIHRFNKAQQDVLLPDVENGTVRLIGATTHNPFFYVNSPLVSRSQIFQLKPLTPAEVKDLLKRALADKERGLGEKKLQVDDEALDFLATACDGDARKALNSLEIGALTTPSGHITKAIAEESIQKKAVVYDGDEDEHYDTISAFIKSMRGSDPDAALYWLAKMVVAGEDPRFIARRITILAAEDIGLADPQALVLAVAAHHAVEFIGWPEGELPLAEATVYCATAPKSNASAKGIWSAKADVEQGRTLPVPDHLKDTHYKGAERLGHGKGYKYAHDFEGHVVEQEHLPEHRKYYEPSDQGFELKVRERMEKWKQLLNKQGGRP; encoded by the coding sequence ATGCGACCGCAAACCCTGGAAGACTTCGCCGGCCAACGCCACATTCTCGGCGAAGGCAAACTGCTCTGGCGCGCCATCACCGCCGACCGCATCAGTTCGATCATTCTTTATGGGCCGCCGGGAACGGGTAAAACATCCCTCGCGCAGGTCATCGCCAACGCGACCAAGAGCAAATTCGAGCGTCTCAGCGGTGTCGAGTCGAACGTGGCCGATATCCGCCGCGTCATTGCGACCGCCGCGAACCGTCTCGCCAACACCGGTCAACGGACGATCCTCTTTATCGACGAGATTCACCGCTTCAACAAGGCGCAGCAGGACGTGTTGCTGCCGGATGTCGAGAACGGTACCGTACGTCTCATCGGCGCGACGACACACAATCCATTTTTCTATGTAAACTCGCCGCTCGTTTCGCGGTCGCAGATTTTTCAGCTCAAACCGCTCACACCTGCCGAGGTGAAGGACTTATTGAAACGCGCGCTCGCCGACAAGGAACGCGGCCTCGGTGAGAAGAAGTTGCAGGTGGACGACGAGGCCCTCGATTTCCTCGCTACCGCCTGTGACGGTGACGCGCGCAAGGCACTCAACTCGCTGGAAATCGGCGCGCTCACGACACCTTCGGGGCACATCACGAAGGCAATTGCCGAGGAATCAATCCAGAAGAAGGCAGTGGTGTACGACGGAGATGAGGATGAACATTACGACACCATCTCGGCGTTCATCAAGTCGATGCGGGGCAGTGATCCCGATGCGGCGTTGTACTGGCTCGCGAAAATGGTGGTCGCAGGAGAAGACCCTCGATTTATTGCGCGACGCATCACGATCCTGGCAGCCGAGGACATAGGCCTGGCCGATCCCCAAGCGCTGGTCCTGGCTGTCGCCGCGCATCACGCGGTGGAATTTATCGGCTGGCCCGAAGGGGAGTTGCCATTGGCCGAAGCGACGGTATATTGCGCGACCGCGCCAAAGTCAAACGCCAGCGCCAAGGGGATCTGGAGCGCGAAAGCTGACGTGGAACAAGGGCGCACGCTTCCTGTGCCCGACCACCTCAAAGACACGCACTACAAGGGTGCCGAGCGGCTCGGCCACGGGAAGGGATACAAGTACGCGCACGATTTCGAGGGCCATGTCGTCGAACAAGAACACCTCCCCGAGCATCGCAAGTATTACGAGCCGAGCGATCAAGGGTTTGAACTCAAAGTGCGCGAGCGAATGGAGAAATGGAAGCAACTCCTCAACAAGCAGGGAGGTCGTCCGTGA
- a CDS encoding 5-formyltetrahydrofolate cyclo-ligase has protein sequence MTLAATKEELREQMRARLAAQSAADARVKSADIWERLSVLGEFATASRLLVYVSKEAEVGTRGLIQQLLAMGRQVCVPWFDGAKEQYVASELRDFALDLTAGRFGILEPKTEAVRPVACDGIDVALVPGLAFDETGNRLGHGKGYFDRLLREVRGAKIALAYDFQLLNEVPTEAHDVPVDFIVTEKRVLKTRGNPK, from the coding sequence GTGACGCTCGCGGCGACCAAGGAAGAACTGCGTGAACAGATGCGGGCCCGGCTCGCCGCACAGAGCGCGGCCGATGCGCGGGTGAAGAGTGCCGACATCTGGGAACGGCTGTCGGTGCTGGGTGAGTTTGCCACGGCGTCACGATTGTTGGTGTATGTTTCAAAGGAAGCGGAAGTGGGCACGCGCGGACTGATCCAGCAATTGCTCGCGATGGGCCGGCAGGTGTGTGTTCCGTGGTTTGACGGAGCCAAAGAACAGTACGTTGCTTCCGAACTACGCGATTTCGCGTTGGACCTGACGGCAGGAAGATTTGGAATTCTGGAACCCAAAACCGAGGCGGTAAGGCCAGTCGCGTGCGATGGGATCGACGTCGCGCTGGTGCCCGGGTTGGCGTTCGACGAAACGGGAAATCGTTTGGGCCACGGGAAGGGGTATTTCGACCGCCTTCTGCGAGAGGTGCGCGGTGCAAAAATCGCGCTGGCCTACGATTTCCAATTACTGAACGAGGTCCCAACGGAGGCGCATGACGTACCTGTGGACTTTATTGTGACGGAAAAACGAGTGTTAAAAACACGGGGTAACCCAAAATGA
- the rny gene encoding ribonuclease Y — protein sequence MITTIIGLIIAMVVGLALGWFISHAKAQADTKLAGGIIEAARKEVENMLRDARGKAQDEAFKAREQFDRETKDRRQELGEMEKRVMQRESNLDRKVDLFDRKTEEVTRKEAHVLDREKELHKIQAEVEELKRLTHQELQRVAGLSAVEAKRLLLSQLQEDVHAEAAAMTRRILEEAKLQAEREAKRTITIAIERCASNHVQTTTSCTVALPSEEMKGRIIGREGRNIRAFESATGINVLIDDTPQAVVLSGFDPVRRELARQTLTRLILDGRINPARIEEEVAKVSEELETLIHKAGEDAVYRVGLQKVHPEVMKLLGRLKFRHSFAQNVLDHSVEVAGIEGIMAAELGLNQQIAKRVGLFHDIGKAVDHEVDGSHAAIGAELLKKYGEPEEVWQGVACHHHEVEPLTTYGVLASAADAISASRPGARSESMELYLQRLEKLEAVANAFPGVDKSYALQAGREIRIFVQPNAVTDDEAIQLARNISKKIEQELQYPGQIKVIVVREMRAVEYAK from the coding sequence ATGATTACAACCATTATTGGTCTTATCATCGCCATGGTTGTGGGCCTTGCGCTCGGCTGGTTCATCAGCCATGCCAAGGCGCAAGCTGACACAAAACTGGCCGGTGGGATTATTGAAGCGGCGCGGAAGGAAGTCGAAAACATGTTGCGCGATGCGCGGGGCAAAGCGCAGGACGAAGCCTTCAAGGCCCGCGAGCAGTTTGACAGGGAAACCAAGGATCGCCGGCAGGAACTGGGCGAGATGGAGAAACGGGTGATGCAGCGTGAATCGAACCTGGATCGCAAGGTTGATCTATTCGACCGCAAAACCGAGGAAGTCACCCGGAAAGAGGCGCACGTTCTCGATCGTGAAAAGGAGCTTCACAAGATCCAGGCTGAAGTTGAGGAATTGAAGCGGCTGACCCATCAGGAACTCCAGCGAGTGGCGGGCCTCAGCGCCGTGGAAGCCAAGCGATTGTTGCTTTCACAACTGCAGGAAGACGTACACGCGGAAGCGGCCGCGATGACCCGGCGCATCCTGGAAGAGGCCAAACTGCAGGCCGAGCGCGAAGCGAAACGGACCATCACCATCGCCATCGAGCGCTGCGCGTCGAATCACGTCCAGACGACCACGAGTTGCACGGTCGCGCTTCCGAGTGAAGAGATGAAGGGCCGCATCATCGGACGCGAAGGCCGCAACATCCGCGCGTTCGAGTCCGCGACGGGAATCAACGTACTCATCGACGATACGCCGCAAGCGGTCGTGCTCAGCGGCTTTGACCCGGTCCGTCGGGAACTCGCGCGGCAGACTTTGACGCGCCTGATTCTGGACGGGCGTATCAATCCCGCGCGCATTGAGGAGGAAGTCGCGAAAGTCAGTGAGGAATTGGAGACGTTGATTCACAAGGCGGGCGAGGATGCAGTGTATCGGGTGGGATTGCAGAAGGTGCATCCCGAAGTGATGAAACTTCTCGGGCGGCTCAAGTTCCGCCATAGCTTTGCGCAAAATGTGCTCGACCACTCGGTGGAAGTTGCCGGAATTGAAGGTATCATGGCGGCAGAACTTGGCCTGAACCAGCAGATCGCCAAGCGCGTCGGCTTGTTTCACGACATTGGCAAGGCGGTCGATCATGAAGTCGATGGTTCCCATGCCGCGATTGGCGCTGAACTTCTCAAGAAATACGGGGAACCGGAAGAAGTGTGGCAGGGTGTGGCTTGCCATCATCACGAAGTCGAACCCCTGACGACGTACGGCGTCCTCGCGAGCGCCGCCGATGCGATCAGCGCGTCGCGTCCCGGGGCGCGCAGCGAGAGCATGGAACTCTACCTGCAGCGCCTGGAGAAGTTGGAGGCGGTGGCGAACGCCTTCCCCGGTGTGGACAAGAGTTACGCGTTGCAAGCCGGCCGCGAGATCCGCATCTTTGTCCAGCCCAATGCCGTCACGGACGACGAAGCCATCCAGCTCGCGCGCAACATCAGCAAGAAAATCGAGCAGGAACTGCAGTACCCTGGTCAAATCAAGGTCATCGTCGTGCGCGAAATGCGCGCGGTGGAGTACGCCAAGTGA
- a CDS encoding TIGR00282 family metallophosphoesterase: protein MRILFIGDVVGKPGRRAVATLVPRLQQERDIDFVIANGENSAHGAGLTASTVDALLASGVEVITSGDHVWDQKEVYEVIEREPRLLRPLNFPASAPGRGSTVVQRDGLPPVGVINLIGRVFMPNTDCPFRAAEAEVARMRKRTNIILVDMHAEATSEKIAMGRFLDGKVSVVVGTHTHVATADEQVLPKGTAYISDVGMCGPHDSVLGRDVDAVLRRFLTQLPQKMEVAEGNVALCGVIVDVDENSGRARSIERIRVPCDQGE, encoded by the coding sequence GTGAGGATTCTTTTCATTGGCGATGTCGTCGGCAAGCCGGGCCGACGGGCAGTCGCCACGCTTGTGCCGAGGTTGCAACAGGAGCGGGACATCGATTTCGTAATTGCGAACGGCGAAAACAGCGCGCACGGGGCGGGACTGACGGCCTCGACCGTGGATGCATTGCTCGCCAGCGGTGTAGAAGTCATCACCTCCGGTGACCACGTGTGGGACCAGAAGGAAGTCTACGAAGTCATCGAACGCGAACCCCGGCTGCTGCGGCCGCTCAACTTTCCCGCGTCGGCTCCCGGCAGGGGATCGACGGTGGTGCAACGGGACGGGTTACCTCCAGTCGGGGTGATCAATCTTATTGGTCGCGTGTTCATGCCCAATACCGACTGCCCATTCCGCGCGGCGGAAGCGGAAGTTGCGCGGATGCGGAAGCGGACGAATATTATCCTGGTGGACATGCACGCCGAAGCCACCAGCGAGAAAATTGCAATGGGCAGGTTTTTGGATGGGAAGGTGAGCGTCGTGGTTGGAACCCATACACATGTCGCCACCGCCGACGAACAGGTTCTGCCGAAAGGCACGGCCTATATCTCCGACGTCGGCATGTGTGGCCCGCATGACTCGGTGCTGGGGCGGGACGTCGACGCGGTATTGCGCCGATTTCTGACGCAGTTGCCGCAGAAGATGGAGGTTGCGGAAGGTAACGTTGCGCTGTGCGGCGTGATCGTCGATGTGGATGAGAACTCCGGACGGGCGCGATCCATCGAACGAATCCGGGTGCCGTGCGATCAGGGTGAATGA
- a CDS encoding amidohydrolase family protein has translation MIIRARHVLPMDQSPIEDGAVVVEGGDIVAVGRTSEIRAAHTGEVHDLGERVLAPGLINAHCHLDYTRLHGEVEWHGSFTAWILQLVAAKQLHPEKDFVDGIQRGLGMLARSGTTTVVNIESFPGLLEQVLPTKLRVWWCLELIDLNRAEEAKAVATGALEFIAAHSITRGGFGLSPHAPYTVSGELYRLSAQYAHGRNIPLTTHVAESEEEDDMVRRGTGQMHDYFLRAGRDMSDCKRVGPVQLLSEYGVLGPGCIAAHTNCLTPLDITLLRRTGTHVVHCPKTHHFFHRGMPFLETMKKQGINVCLGTDSLASNDSLNMLDEMQQLAQILPLLPPQELLEMCTVNAARALNQSGKLGVITPGAGADLIAAPLEGAGGDPYEAIVFANKAVSFSMVGGEVLFDEAK, from the coding sequence ATGATTATTCGCGCTCGTCACGTGTTGCCGATGGATCAGTCGCCGATTGAGGACGGCGCCGTGGTCGTGGAAGGCGGCGACATCGTGGCGGTCGGCAGGACGTCCGAAATCCGCGCGGCGCATACCGGCGAAGTGCACGACCTGGGAGAACGCGTGCTTGCGCCCGGCCTCATCAACGCTCATTGTCACCTCGATTACACCCGCCTGCACGGCGAGGTCGAATGGCACGGCAGCTTCACCGCATGGATCCTGCAGTTGGTTGCGGCAAAACAATTACACCCGGAAAAAGATTTCGTGGACGGGATTCAACGCGGGCTCGGTATGTTGGCGCGCTCCGGGACAACGACGGTGGTAAATATCGAGTCGTTTCCCGGATTGCTCGAGCAGGTCCTGCCGACGAAGCTGCGCGTGTGGTGGTGCCTTGAGCTCATTGACCTCAACCGCGCGGAAGAGGCAAAGGCAGTGGCCACGGGGGCGCTGGAGTTCATCGCCGCGCATTCGATCACGCGAGGAGGCTTCGGACTTTCACCGCATGCCCCTTACACAGTGAGCGGGGAATTGTACCGGTTGTCCGCGCAATATGCGCATGGGCGAAACATTCCGTTGACGACTCACGTTGCTGAATCGGAGGAAGAGGACGATATGGTTCGGCGCGGCACGGGACAAATGCACGATTACTTTCTGCGCGCCGGCCGCGACATGAGCGACTGTAAACGGGTGGGACCGGTCCAGTTGTTGTCCGAATATGGAGTGCTTGGGCCCGGCTGTATCGCCGCGCACACGAATTGTCTGACACCGCTGGACATCACTCTCCTGAGGCGGACGGGGACGCATGTGGTACATTGCCCAAAGACGCATCATTTCTTCCACCGCGGCATGCCTTTTCTAGAGACCATGAAGAAGCAAGGGATCAACGTCTGCCTGGGCACCGACAGCCTGGCGAGTAACGATTCGCTGAACATGCTCGACGAAATGCAGCAATTGGCGCAGATCCTCCCGCTCCTGCCGCCACAGGAATTGTTGGAAATGTGCACGGTGAACGCGGCGCGGGCGTTGAACCAGTCCGGAAAGCTTGGGGTAATCACGCCCGGCGCGGGGGCGGATTTGATTGCGGCGCCTTTGGAAGGGGCGGGCGGCGATCCGTATGAGGCGATCGTGTTTGCGAACAAGGCAGTGAGTTTTTCAATGGTGGGAGGAGAGGTGCTTTTTGATGAAGCCAAATAG
- the bioF gene encoding 8-amino-7-oxononanoate synthase yields the protein MSHLNDQLGVDLDKTRAEGLYRSLRTLTSAQGPRIVVDGHELLNFSSNDYLGLANDPVIKGAAAAAIETYGVGAGGSRLVCGNLQPYEDLERKLAAFKAKEAAIVFGSGYAANIGAITALVGEGDMVILDKLDHASIIDGARQSGATIRVYPHKNLTKLEAILQQGDAFRRKLIVTETVFSMDGDLAPLAEIVALKEKYGAWLMIDEAHATGLYAGNRRGIAEAAAVEGQIDITLGTLSKALGCAGGFVVGSQPLIDFLRNRARSLIYSTALPPAICAAAVAAVDFVMSEDGHQRRDRLWRNVSALKNGLSAVGVLNESRSPIIPIIVGDEGQAVEVSRQLQENGIFVPAIRFPSVPKGKARLRVTVTAAHEPPDIERFLKEFGDLAR from the coding sequence ATGTCACATTTGAATGACCAACTCGGTGTTGATCTCGACAAGACCCGCGCGGAGGGCCTGTACCGGAGCCTGCGAACACTCACCTCGGCGCAGGGCCCGCGCATTGTCGTTGACGGTCATGAATTGCTTAACTTCTCCAGCAATGATTATCTCGGGCTGGCAAACGACCCTGTAATAAAAGGGGCGGCGGCGGCGGCAATTGAAACGTATGGGGTCGGCGCGGGTGGGTCACGTCTCGTTTGCGGCAACCTGCAACCATACGAAGACCTGGAGCGGAAGCTCGCCGCGTTCAAGGCCAAGGAGGCGGCGATCGTTTTCGGAAGTGGTTATGCGGCCAACATCGGCGCCATTACCGCGCTGGTTGGCGAGGGCGACATGGTCATCCTCGACAAGCTCGACCACGCCAGCATCATCGATGGCGCGCGACAGAGCGGCGCGACCATTCGGGTGTATCCGCATAAGAACCTCACGAAGCTGGAGGCTATTCTCCAGCAGGGCGACGCTTTCCGTCGCAAGCTGATCGTGACCGAGACGGTGTTCTCGATGGACGGTGATCTGGCTCCGTTGGCTGAAATCGTCGCCTTGAAAGAGAAGTACGGCGCGTGGTTGATGATCGATGAAGCGCATGCGACGGGATTATACGCGGGTAACCGTCGCGGCATCGCGGAAGCCGCAGCCGTTGAGGGCCAGATTGACATCACGCTGGGAACGCTCAGCAAGGCGCTCGGGTGCGCAGGCGGCTTTGTCGTGGGCTCGCAGCCGCTGATCGACTTCTTGCGGAATCGCGCCCGCAGCCTGATCTATTCGACGGCACTGCCGCCGGCAATATGCGCGGCGGCAGTGGCGGCGGTTGATTTCGTGATGAGCGAGGACGGCCACCAGCGCCGTGACCGGCTCTGGCGGAATGTGAGCGCACTGAAGAATGGCTTATCGGCGGTTGGCGTTCTGAATGAATCGCGGAGTCCGATCATCCCGATCATCGTCGGCGATGAAGGCCAGGCTGTTGAAGTCTCGCGCCAGTTGCAGGAGAACGGCATTTTTGTCCCCGCGATCCGATTCCCGAGTGTGCCCAAAGGCAAGGCGCGCTTGCGTGTGACCGTAACGGCGGCGCATGAACCGCCGGACATTGAACGGTTCTTGAAGGAGTTCGGTGACCTCGCTCGCTGA
- the bioA gene encoding adenosylmethionine--8-amino-7-oxononanoate transaminase, which translates to MTSLADKDHRFLWHPFTQMKDWLAEEPVIIESGEGAILRDTNGREYIDANSSIWTNLHGHRHPAITQAIKDQLDQIAHSSFLGLSNAPAIQLAEKLVNIAPRGLTRVFYSDDGSTAMEVAIKMALQYWQHQQQPQRTKFVAFADAYHGDTLGAVSLGGIDLFHATFKPLLFDVIRVKDMAQLRSVADSTLAAAVIEPMIQGAGGMKLWPRGLLKELRAFCMQNGALLIVDEVMTGFGRTGKMFACEHEGVTPDLMAVAKGLTGGYLPLAATLTTEEVFGAFLGDYSEFKTFFHGHSYTGNQLGCVAALANLRVFEEERTLEKLPQLCGQLRGGLEGLRELPHVGDVRCLGMIGAVELFKDVTTKEPFPLTDKMGMKVCAEMRLRGVLTRPIGNTIVLMPPYCISAAQLDRVMSVLAEAIRVVVS; encoded by the coding sequence GTGACCTCGCTCGCTGACAAAGATCATCGCTTCCTCTGGCATCCGTTCACACAGATGAAGGATTGGCTGGCGGAGGAGCCGGTCATTATCGAGTCGGGAGAGGGTGCGATTCTTCGGGACACGAACGGGCGCGAGTATATCGACGCCAACTCTTCGATTTGGACCAACCTGCATGGGCACCGGCATCCCGCGATCACGCAGGCGATCAAGGATCAGCTCGACCAAATTGCGCATTCATCATTTCTCGGTCTTTCGAATGCGCCGGCCATCCAATTGGCGGAGAAGCTGGTCAACATCGCGCCGCGCGGGTTGACGCGGGTGTTCTATTCGGACGACGGCTCGACCGCGATGGAAGTCGCGATCAAGATGGCGCTGCAGTACTGGCAGCATCAGCAGCAACCGCAGCGCACAAAGTTCGTCGCGTTTGCGGATGCCTATCACGGTGATACGCTTGGCGCGGTCAGTCTTGGCGGGATCGACCTGTTTCACGCAACGTTCAAGCCGTTGCTGTTTGATGTGATCCGCGTGAAGGACATGGCGCAACTGCGGAGCGTGGCGGACAGTACGTTGGCGGCGGCAGTGATCGAGCCGATGATTCAGGGGGCGGGTGGAATGAAGTTGTGGCCGCGCGGGTTGTTGAAGGAATTGCGCGCGTTCTGCATGCAAAACGGCGCGCTGCTGATCGTGGACGAGGTCATGACGGGCTTTGGACGCACGGGGAAGATGTTCGCCTGCGAGCATGAAGGAGTGACACCCGATTTGATGGCAGTGGCGAAGGGATTGACGGGCGGCTATCTGCCGCTGGCAGCGACGCTGACGACTGAGGAGGTATTCGGCGCGTTCCTCGGTGATTACAGCGAGTTCAAGACATTCTTTCACGGGCATAGCTACACCGGCAATCAACTCGGGTGCGTCGCGGCCTTGGCGAATTTGCGGGTCTTTGAGGAGGAACGGACTCTGGAGAAATTGCCACAGCTTTGCGGGCAGTTGCGGGGAGGACTAGAGGGTTTGCGTGAGCTGCCGCATGTCGGGGATGTGCGCTGCTTGGGAATGATCGGAGCGGTGGAATTATTTAAAGACGTGACCACGAAGGAGCCGTTCCCGCTGACGGACAAGATGGGCATGAAAGTGTGCGCGGAGATGCGGCTGCGGGGAGTATTAACGCGACCGATTGGGAATACGATCGTTCTTATGCCGCCGTATTGTATCAGCGCCGCGCAACTGGATCGGGTGATGAGTGTCCTTGCGGAAGCAATCCGGGTGGTGGTATCCTAG